Part of the Desulfuromonas sp. genome, ACTGGATGTCTTTGGAGAACGTTTCTCAGTCCCGCCGGAGACAATACGCGAATACGTGGTGGCTACTATCGATGTCAAAGAACAGAAACTAAAACTCTTCCTGGACAAAACTCAGGTCGAGGAATTTGATTACAAAATGCGCTAAATCATTTAAGTGTAAGCGATGTCGTGGCGCAAAAAGCTGTTAACGTTGTGCTGGCACTCAACAACTATTCGCTGAAAGTTGCAACCCGGTCGCCTTTAAAAATAGTATTGGCAGTTTTCAGAACCAGGGCGGCCGAGGTTTCTCGTGATGTTGTTAAAACAACAGCCTGCCCGATCAGAATATCGGGGAGCGGTTTGTCAGTCAGGCTCACATCTGATGCCTTGCGTGGTCGCGAAATATAGAGAAGGTTTCCTGTTTCAACGCCATCCTCGGCACCGAGGTCAGTGTAGACAACATCAAATTGCCCCATGGTCGATTGACCGCGTCGCGAGGCGACCAGGTAGCCGGAGAGGTCCGCCTTGGATTGTTTAAGGGCGATCTGCTTTTCCGGAGCGATAAAGGGCGTCACCCGGGCACCGCGCAGAATCTCACGAACATTCGAAAGAATCCTGGCGGTTGCCACGTTCTCATCAACATCGACAATTTCGAGAAGTCCGAGTTCGAAGACCTGGTAGCCGATATTCTTTCCTGTGACAGGATGCGAAATTTTATCACCGAGATCGAAGATGGCAAAGTTCATGCCGGGGTCAATCGTGTCGAGA contains:
- a CDS encoding IS481 family transposase ISGme9, translated to LDVFGERFSVPPETIREYVVATIDVKEQKLKLFLDKTQVEEFDYKMR